One window from the genome of Tachypleus tridentatus isolate NWPU-2018 chromosome 11, ASM421037v1, whole genome shotgun sequence encodes:
- the LOC143232525 gene encoding zinc finger BED domain-containing protein 5-like yields MLPSKLKRHLISKHPNLADKTKEYFQRLKESTSKQARIFERKFNISKKANQASFAVAEIVAKQMKPHTIAESLILPACVTIAKIFFGDAAAEEIKNIPLSDNTIGRRITDMSVDIEKGVMLKLKAADFFAIQVDESTDLSGKSQLLAFIRFIENDGIVEDFLCCRELPETTKGQDIYDALSSYLNHWDLTWEKCVGICTDGCPSMIASVKGFVTLVKQSQPNIFITHCFLHREALVAKAIGPELKEVLDMVVKMVNYLKSKPVKCRQFTKLCESMDAEHVTLLFHTEVRWLSRGRVLSRFYELREELMIFFTSNNIEYVKFLSDESWCLKLAYLSDIFQHLNNLNMSMQGKRRTF; encoded by the coding sequence ATGCTGCCATCTAAGTTGAAGCGTCATCTGATATCAAAACATCCTAATTTGGCTGATAAAACCAAAGAATACTTTCAAAGACTGAAAGAATCTACTTCAAAACAAGCTCGTATATTTGAAAGGAAGTTCAACATCAGCAAAAAAGCGAACCAAGCAAGCTTTGCTGTGGCAGAGATCGTAGCCAAGCAGATGAAGCCACATACAATCGCTGAATCGTTAATATTACCAGCATGTGTTACCATTGCGAAGATTTTTTTTGGAGATGCTGCTGCTGAAGAAATTAAGAACATCCCTCTGTCTGACAACACAATAGGCAGGCGGATTACGGACATGTCAGTTGATATCGAAAAAGGGGTTATGTTAAAATTGAAAGCTGCTGATTTTTTTGCTATTCAAGTGGATGAAAGCACAGATTTAAGTGGAAAATCACAGTTACTTGCTTTTATTAGATTTATTGAAAATGATGGAATTGTCGAAGACTTTTTATGTTGCAGAGAACTACCAGAAACAACGAAAGGACAAGATATATATGATGCACTTTCCTCGTACTTGAATCACTGGGACTTGACATGGGAAAAGTGTGTTGGAATATGCACAGATGGTTGTCCTTCAATGATTGCAAGTGTAAAAGGTTTTGTCACATTGGTAAAGCAATCTCAGCCAAATATTTTCATAACACATTGCTTTCTTCATCGTGAAGCTCTAGTTGCCAAAGCTATTGGCCCAGAGCTAAAAGAGGTACTTGATATGGTGGTCAAGATGGTCAACTACTTAAAGTCAAAGCCAGTGAAATGCCGGCAGTTCACTAAACTTTGCGAAAGCATGGATGCTGAACATGTCACGCTTCTATTTCATACAGAAGTCCGATGGCTCTCTCGAGGACGAGTGCTATCTCGATTTTATGAACTTAGAGAAGAACTAATGATTTTCTTTACAAGCAACAATATTGAATATGTGAAATTTCTGAGTGACGAAAGTTGGTGTTTAAAATTGGCCTACCTATCTGACATCTTCCAGCACctgaataatttgaatatgagTATGCAAGGGAAAAGGAGAACATTCTAA
- the LOC143232524 gene encoding general transcription factor II-I repeat domain-containing protein 2A-like, with translation MSESKNFVCYSIALDGTKDIADIEQLAFFIRGVKPDFTITEELLSIRSLHGSTKGAEIFQQMMTVLKDAELDPAKLVGIATDGAPSMLGLGEGLQGHITRWRQAEELKPVVWHHCIVHQENLVAKSLKFKHVTDIVFSTVNWIRANALNHRQFKQFLLDINADYGDVVIFTAVRWLSRSSVIKDSMLYSQKYGLSSRKR, from the coding sequence ATGAGTGAATCAAAGAATTTCGTTTGCTATTCGATTGCCCTTGACGGTACGAAAGACATTGCCGACATCGAGCAGCTCGCTTTTTTCATTCGCGGAGTTAAGCCTGATTTTACCATCACCGAAGAACTTCTTTCTATTCGCTCTCTTCATGGTTCGACTAAGGGTGCTGAGATCTTCCAACAGATGATGACTGTCCTCAAGGATGCGGAGCTTGATCCAGCAAAGTTAGTCGGCATAGCAACCGATGGTGCTCCTTCTATGCTTGGCCTCGGTGAGGGGCTGCAAGGTCACATTACAAGATGGCGTCAGGCCGAGGAACTGAAACCTGTTGTATGGCACCACTGTATCGTTCACCAAGAAAACTTAGTTGCAAAATCGCTGAAATTTAAGCATGTTACGGACATAGTTTTCTCGACCGTGAACTGGATCCGTGCgaatgcacttaatcatcgccagtttaAGCAGTTTCTTCTTGATATCAACGCAGACTACGGCGACGTCGTCATTTTCACGGCAGTGCGCTGGCTGAGCCGATCGTCTGTCATAAAAGATTCCATGCTTTACTCCCAGAAATACGGACTTTCCTCCAGGAAAAGGTGA